In the Argiope bruennichi chromosome 8, qqArgBrue1.1, whole genome shotgun sequence genome, acgtttgttTGCAACAATCAAAACTTATATTAAGCTACATAAGgcttattatttacaataaaaccAGGGTTTTATACTTGTTACATGAAAAACGAATACCAAATTAAGTAATCTTATGagcttcatatttatttcatccaGGAATGCTGGAATATTTCTGTAATtcctcgatatatatatatatatatatatatatatatatatatatatatatatatatatatatatatatatatatatatatatatatatatatatatatatatatatatatatatatatatatatatatattaaaattcatcaaaactcATTAaccatatttttgaaactagaaTCGCTACATagccaatgaaaaatattggcCAAATCTGACTAATCAAAAAGagcttatttaatttgattaagattcaaataattaataattattgacaaatgacatattaatatttttgctagTATTAATACAagcacatttctttttattccttgGATAATTGCTATTGGTAAATCAAAAGAATTTGCTTAtctgttcttaaaatattaattccttaGTAGGGAAAAGTATTGTCGGTAATCTTATAaactttttgataataatttttttgaatttctgtacTTCGTTATTATGCgaaaaataagagaaacaaaCTAATGCATTTTCTAATAACAATCACTGCTGCTATCCATTTTCAAACACAGAgaggtaatttaatttttccttgaaattcattgtaattgaaaacagtatttaaattacaatgaatttCCTTAAATCAAACTTTACATTTCAGATCTATTATTGATTTACGAGTTTACAAAATCATTACGAAATTATTTACGGGAACAAATCTAAGAAATGTTGAGAACACTGAAGTTGGGGAGTGGCATGTTTGTGGAAAATGTCTCTATGGTAGCAAAAGAAATAAGGATGCCTTTCAGATGCTCAATCAGTCAAAGGGTAAACATATGATTATCTGTTACTATGACTGAATATTCTCTGGCCTAAGAAGGAAATCctacattaaaaatatagtcCTATGAATATTAACTGCATACATTTCTGGAAATTATTAATGCGCtaacatttctttgaaagaaaagtcGAATATTTCTGTCATAACAGCCCCACCTAAGAGTGGGGGGAGAATCTACTTTGAGTATGAGAATGAGAAGCTGGCATATGAATAAACAGATTCTCATTTCCTTGAtggtatattaaatataaattaggtGGCTACCAATTTTATTATCGGTGACTGATTTGGAGCCGTATGGCCAGGTATTGCTCCTGGACCATTAAAATCTAACTTCCAACTCGATGAATGATGagtcccatttaaaaaaaaatcttcatggGCTCTGTTTTCATCGATCCTTAGTTCCGACATTATTGACTGTCTCCAATAAACCAGATTTCAAGGTTGGGTTGAGTTGATTcgttttttcatcattaaaatagttCTGTAATATATGAACAGGATTTGCATCgatattttttctaatacatCTAACAAAACTCCATTTGTAGATGATTGTAAacgtttttgttgttgttgttatccCATTTAGCGTATCAGCTTTACCTCCATGGGCACATTCTTGGCAACATGGTGCTATACATCCAGGGTATTGGCCTCATAGACCAAATCGTCCAACGTGGGGACATGATCGCGATTACCGTCCTGTACCTGAAACTGTTATAAGACCAGGATACGAGCCAGACCAGCAGGATTATGATGATGAAGATGAGCAATCTGGCTATTTTGGATGTTCGTGCTTCTTGTATGTGGAAAACACGATGGTTTTCCGTAGAGAAGATACCGATCAGAGGAGATACTCTTGTACAGGATATGGTTTAAGAAGATGTTCGAGGTATTGCGATGAATTGGTAagatataggttttttttttttttttttttttcaatttccttaaaaTACCTATTTAGCTGACATTTGTATTCTCTCTCATTTCATGCACGCATTAAAAGTACCCAAAAATgcctttttactatttttttctttacattcagTTAATGGGATATTCTTCATAATTTCGGGATTTTAGTAGAGGAGAGTGTTGTACCTTTGACCACTTCAGTCTTTATTTGGAACTAGCGACAAAATTTGGAAGTTAGTAAATTTAGTACGAAAATCAGCCATCGGCAACATAGTTTAGCTTGTTGCtgtttgaaagaaatgtttaatatgctaaataaaaatgcttatctaATTTcgtctctgaaaaataaatattacaaaaattatttttggcctcataaaattgtttgaaattattatgtaatgATATTATTCCAGATTTCAAACAGactaataatcttattttgtaCAAACTCTGATTTTTCTGTCTCTAACTTATAAAGAGTTATCATGGAATAATACACCGCGATGTATTATTCCTTTGACCAGGTGAGAGATAAAATACttcttatttaaaagaacttAGGGATACTTGAACCaaaatgattttctgaaattGGGCgacaaatggaaattttatttgccttctttatttgattataagtctattttaagatatttccattccactttggaaaaaaaaagaacattgtaCTGGtgtgtaaataaatattgtttaggATCCTGaagtaaattttccttttttcattacTATACATATTACTTTTGAAGAAacgatgaattaaaatatttgagtttcaaACATACctcaatttatattttgacaCATGAAAttgagttatattttaattataagtggtttaatatttagataatttggaaaaatttgatttaaagatatttgatcATACATAGTTgcctgaaaaataaacaattacctGATTTCTTTTAGGCCTCACATCTTCATTTGCGATCTGTATAGCAACATGTTCtcattcttttcttgtttttgttAAGGGCATGTTATAAATAGCATTTCAtttattctctttcttttttaaaaaaaaagtttcaaaatgaagGGCTTAGATCCAGCAGCGAGCAAGAAGCCTGTGATGTGCTCGGCAGGGAAGTGTACACGTCTTGGTACCGAAAAAATCAAGTCTGTGGAAGAAACGGACCTCAGATAGATATTCCAATGGAAACTGGACTGTGTTGTCGACGAGGGCGGCCTTCTTTATCTTGCGGTGCAGAACAGACCTCATAGGGAAGAATAGAATCTAGTGATGAAGCTAATCTATTTTGTTAACTTAAAAAAGCTGTGATTCAATAAACTTGTGTTTTTATGTACATAAATGTTCTCtaaatttcaattctataaatGTCCTCTAATATCAATTTTATGAGAATATCTTTCTGATTTCTTTCATTCtctactaaccgcctttggcgaacaTTTGCtccattgaaattaaaatttgctaaaaatttcaattgtttccccagcaaaatatttttaaatttcaaattttgatgtgcttacattatttaaaaagtcttGCAGAGTTCTATTCATTGTGGTttgcatttccttaattttctatctaaatctttataaattcaattGTATCATACAAAATGCAGCAGTATTTTAAATTGAAGGAAAAACTCTGAAATTTTTCCACCATTGCTTGATTTTGaacttaaatcttaattttaagtaaGCAAAGTatcaaaaaaaatgtgttaaaccaaaaaaaaaaactattacaatttACACAACATGGACAAAAGAACTAATTCTTTATACCGTGATCACAACCAGAGAGGAAAAAAAGGCAGAGTGAAGTATTAGTAGTGACCATGTGAATTCAATACTGACTTCAATAATGTATGTTttttgtaagtaatattttaataaagtttgcttaaaatatattttaaaaaattaattaaaagcagaaaagttatatggcaaaaaatttgtagtcactgaagaaaatttttttgaattttaagatgcccaaaaaattatttttctactgtaatattttcgataaTAATCACGAAAAAGAcaccaaaattttgtttattttttaaataattatagaatgcCAGCATAcatactttcatctttattattaactagctTTTAACTTATTAACAAGAGAACATTTGATTCGCGGGAATTAATGTTtgctaaatattaaatgttttgtgtaGCTATGTCCGAATAAAATATCTTctctaaattatcaaaatttattcccaaacaattattattacatGTAATTTGCTCATACCATTTTGGGATTCATTTTTaggtaattttaatattctgctatttattatttttaattatttcttaaaatatttaattaaataataaaaatctatgttacattttagtatttttacccgattttagctttattttatcttgcaacttgtaaaataattattgaacaaggatttttttatatgttagcTTAAAGTATAACTGCAAATCTTTACAAAGAGGTTAGTTTAAATATTACGGGATCTATCGTTTAATTTTCCtagatttttaaatcatacttataaGTGTAAGTTCATGTGACGTTACTGAGTCCTTTTCCTACCGATGAGTGAAATGCAATCGTCTTTGGAGACCAGCTGGTTGTCCGAgaatattggttatttttaattccaattggatcattttgatataaatatccaAGATACTGAGATGCTctgtatatgaattttttaatggaaatcatGACTctagtaaaaatgcaaatatctaGCTCatctattcttaaattttcatttcaatttcaattaaaatcaaataaatttttcaattaaatttcattattttctaaattaaatcattttatctcattttagaGAGTAATACCAAAAGCATACAATCAAAATATGTTTGTGAAAAAACAAGattatatttttctagttttatcaGCTGCATCTCTTTATATTCAGTTTGGTTTACGAGCTATTCATTCAGTTTAGCGAATTAAAGTGTGTGAGTTATATTCCTTTGCCAGAagatttcaaatgcaatttacaGTGGGCCACAAAACTGAGTATACACTTTGGAAACTTGGAGActttttgcaattacaaattaaatattgctttaagatgATTGAAATGTTTACCTTATATACTTTAGCCTATACTTTACCGtactatactaataaaattgttacgtttatttatttttcatgaaaaaaaatacaagatctGAGACGAGAGGAAAAACAACACcataaaaataagtatacacctttattaatttccttttaacgtacaaattaatattttgttgcataaccTTTTGCTTGAATTACAGCTTGTAATCTTCTGGGCATAGATTCTACTAGTGTTTTAGtggtttcaacagaaattttagcccATTCTTCTCTCAGAACCTTCTTGAGAACTTCCTTACTTGTGATTTCGTGCTCATGTACAGCTTTCTCAAATTGCGACCACAAATTTTCGATGACGTTTAGGTCTGGAGACTGGGCTGGAGTGTGTAATTGTTTCCTGCAATGGTACAGCAAGTATAACTGCACAATCttcgctgtatgcttggggtcgttgtcctgctggaatatGAAGCTTGACCCAAGCCCCAACTTACTGGCactttttttcaagttatcatttaaaatccccaaatatacatgtttgtccataataccatcaataaaagcAAGCTCTCCAACTCCTCCAGCCGACATACAACCCCAAACGAGGACAGATCCACCTCCGAATTTGACTGTCTTAATGGTGTTTTTAGGTGCCAGTGCTTTCCCAGCTtctccatattttaaatcgtCCATCGCTTCCGTAAagattaaacttactttcatcagaaaatattacagtgttCCAGAAAGAAATAGGCTTTAAACGATGTTCTTTGGCGAAAATCACTCTCTTTTGTCTATTCACATACTTGATGAGTGGCTTTCGTATTGGTGTACGACCATGAAACCCATATTGGTGAAGGGTACGTCAAATTGTTTCAACTGAGATCTTTTTCCCGATTGTAGAGGACATCGATAAAGCTAGTTTAGAGGCACTCGCCCTCGGATCTTTCTTTACTGAGTGAATGATCTTCCTCTTCGCTGTAGTAGTCAGTATTTCTTTACGTCTTCTTCCAGGAATATTGGCCACAGATCcagtttttttatacttctgtagcATTTTTTGAACAGAACCATGAGTTACACCAATCAACGAAGCAATTTCTCGAAGAGATTTGCCCTCTTTCGACCATTTTACAACCAATAAACGTTCAGATTCAGTAGTTTCTCTACGAGAGctcattttacgatttttaatgagaaaaaatactatttaaaagcgTTGAAGTGCAATAGCACGTGTTATAAGCAGAAGCTACTCctgaaactctttaaaaaaatttgaaactaaaaaaagtggtggcaaaatttacaaatataagaagtgTATACACAATTTTGTGGCAtggttttctatcttttcttcgaatcgcttaacttttttcgtaataaataagttaactataGAAGTGCGTTATTATAGGATGGTAAAGCAGAGGTTAAAGTAtctaggataaaaaaatttatctattttaaatcaatatttaatttgtaattggaagAAGTCTAAAAGTTTTAGAGGTGTATACTCAGTTTTGTGGCTCACTGTATCTGGATAGTATCCCAGTGGACAAGGTTGGAATTCTTTTTATAGACTAAAATGACAAagcgaagaaaaatatttttatttttatttttagtcaaataattaatactttattgaagcaacattaaatatcaatttgttAGGATAATTCGATGGATTTATAAGTAGCTCATATAATCATCACTCTCAGTGGATAATGTTGCcttgtcaaaaaataatttcgatataaaaatgaaaccagTTTGCACTGATTAATTAACTTATCTTCATAGAAACACAAAGTACATTCATTACGAATTGCTAAAGAACTTTGATGACGAATATACCATGTCTTGATATAACGGCAGAGAGTAATTGTTCTTGTTCGGTTtctatgattttgtaattaagaCACATGTAAATGCAAAATCCTGAATGACAATTTCGTAACAATTTTTGGACCTCCTAGAGTTATTGATATATTATCaaacattaaagaatttcttataaagttattttttaaatttcgatgcatactaaaaatttatatttcattttatattaattcaaaagtttatacCAGTCATGcgtataattaaatttcataagaatttctgttttctttaaattatttatactgtgtagatttttgaaatttaatattattcttgcaTAAAGcatattaatctaataatttttttaagtaattagatTCGAATTCAAAATCAgaagaataattttgataaagatCAGCAAATATTAGAGTTTCATTTTTTCAAGTTGTTTTCACAAATACTGCTTTGTTATTGGATATTAAAGAACATAATTCAGCAAAATCTTTACTTCACTTCCTCGATTGTTTTGAGTGTTTCAAGTTGATCAAAATTGATGGTTTATTTGTAAAagtatgcatttcattttatttatagaattctaattaaaaaatatcccgaatattgttatttagttttatgaaattcaataaaattgttaaatacaattaaagATTTACAAACTGTACGTGAGACTTTATTTTTCGGATTTGTGATAAGGAACAAAGCtcttcatttcaattcatttggaaaataataaaaaaaattgcttttaagacTCTaggttgcatttaaataaataatgcttttatctttaaatataagaTCATTAAATCATTGTTTATCATCTATATAGAGTCCTTTGAATCtatctttttatttacaaaaattagaataagttTAAACACTTTGAAAACGATTTGGATTccaatttaataaagatttgaattcgaagattttaaaaaaaatggaaatagtaattaaaatttaaaaaaatcgtctgtttaaaaataaaacttttctgaactgtttctatttttaaagaaaaagaagttttGATGGAAAAAACTCTTTTCGAAGAATTACAGAATTTCGTAGAATATCCTGTTTTAAAatctaagcataaaaaaattaatacctgaataaaaaaaattgctatactTTAATGTCAATTGGAAAGACTTTTAAATGGAATATACAAAAAAGATAagcaattctatgaatttttaaagttactttttttttaataagataagcttagattattaatttttatagaacaaaaatattttttagcttttgaTAATTTAACgcatttttacttgaattttctCATTAATAATTAGTTAGAAAAAAATGTGGTATTTGGTATACATAAgctttagcaatttttttttttttcttttcagtttctaAGTTGcgaaaaaatttatctatttattactCATTCGCATAGCTTTCATTCGGAATAAACAAGTGTTGGTTCacatattttcttaagaaaaaaaagaagaagaaccATCCATTCTATTCAGtcctttcagagaaaaaaattactattgacacaaacatgaaatatttacaaattatattatcaGGCCTTGACTGACGACACagcgataaaagaaaactgattaaAAGAATATTGTCAGAGGGTCCAAATTAGATAACTTCCCGTTCTCGCCTTTTTAACTCTTCATGCAATAACcccacacaatttttttttacaagaaacttGATACTGATAGGGAGTCTCGAACACACTTTTTCTTGGAACCAAGGCGGAAGGGAACGTTCTGACATTATGAACTCATTCATTTTACTTAGAGAGCTCTGACGTCTTTTACGATAGCCCAGACATTCGTTAGAATAGTAGATCGTGTTGCAAATAGATTTTATGCCAGACGGAACAATTCTCTTGCACTTGGTCCGTTGACATTGACTTCTTGTTTCGAAAAGAAAAAGCAGCCATTGCTCTGGGATAAAAATTGTGCAGTTTCTGGATTATACATACATCCACTGAGTGATAaagaaacaaatcaaaaatattttgtggaaagtagtatttttttttttcaaattgttcccAAATAATGCAATACGCTCGAATTAACCCATTGTGAAATTATGGGTCTCAGGATTAGTTACGTGTTGtgcattctatttatttttgtgtgttcTCTGTTCGTGGTGTGCAGTGGCTCAGTATTTGCTCGTAATTACTATGGAATAAAAGAAGCGTTCGAAGAAGACATACCTCAAGGGGTATCGACCTTAGCATTTGTGTTCGACATTACAGGTTCCATGTATGATGATCTAGTCCAGGTCATTGAAGGAGCAGCGAGAATTCTGAGCACTATTTTAGCCAGGAGAGAAAAGGCTATTCATAATTATGTCCTTGTGCCATTTCACGACCCAGGTaagttccaaaaataataaacattcataaaagctttttttaagaaatagttctaattttgaaaaacctATTGTACTAAgaaattatgtgaaatatttctttctacaGAAAATACAAGTAAATAATAACTCTACTgtaagttgttttaaaatagaggtaaatatttgggtatttggataaatatttagAAGACAGACTTTCAACtaatcaaatttttgtataaaatcatatttttcgcAAATTATATTGCTATGCTatcgaaatttgattttattagcaGAGTATCGTCGAAAATAGTTTTGGTGGCATAAAACCCCATCAAAAATCGATATTAATACAAAGATCGACAACTCATTAAATTCGAAAGTACAGTGACTGGACCTCATAGCTCTAGAGCAATTTATTAGTACTTATTAGTCTCGATTTGGAACTCTTAAATTATTCGCTCAGCTTTACTTTTCATCCCTAATACGATAGTTTTAGAACTCACAACAGACTACCACAGTTGCtatttcattccaatttttttaaggttttttgaACTAGAAGGTTTATGGTTGATGACTATTCAGGGAGAGATTACTCAGTAGATACCACAAACTTATTTAGTGATATTTGTCAATTCTTTGCGAAAGAAAAACATaccaaaatataagtaaattaatttactattaatataatatatatttatatatttgtacttTATACAATTCATCTCTTGGTGAACACATGTTATTTTGTATCTAAAAGGATTAGTGGAGCTATTAATAAGCTTCTACAACTTTCTAAATAAAGCGAAATGAGTGTTCAAAGATTATATGTTTTACCACCAAAAATTCTGAACAAGGAAATGTGGAGTGTATTTCCCAAATGTGCTGCACCTCAACTTTGCTTTTTCATTAATATGCAGGTGAATAGTTATATTATCACGTGTCAACATTATATTTAGGATAGAAAGTtggttatttccattaaaattcgTAGATAATAAACAAAgaactgtaatattttcaaaatagtggCAAACAGAAATTCGCTTTTATTTATAAGtccatctttaatttttaaaattttatatttataatgttaatgATATACTAagatattaatcataatttttttttgctaatttctttcagaattaagTAGTTAAATCAGGTACTTcttcgttatttaaattttctaatttatgtaatcagacattttaataaacatcatcaattctgaaattgtaattttcgaTTAGAATATTTGCATGAtaacaattaaattgatatttcatattacataatatttttggaattatcaaaAAATGTGTGCAATCTGGTAATTAACTTGGTAATACATATATTATCTGCCAAAATTAGATGTTagaacataatatataatttcagtttttattttttaagctatttttgcCTTTAAACTCCTCACATTGTAACACACAAATGGAGAAGAATCTTAACTAGCCTTTCAACCATCTCAAATATATTTACGGCTTTTATAATGATTATACGATGaatttttacagtatattttgATTATTGCAAAGACACGAGACCATTGTAATTATGTGGAACTCAATGGAAATTATTCAAACTTTGCAAATGAGACTATGACATAAatgcttttcttcaaatttttgctttttcataacttttattaaacttaaatagCAGTTTTCTCtaactaaatctatttttttttttttgtttcacagACGAATACTACCAAATTAGTTTTTCCATTAAGTGCATGCGCTCTTTTAGAGTTTCTGATGAGCTTTACTCACAAAAACAGCCATCTTCTAATCTGGCAATCCCAAAACGAAAGGtccaataaaaaaacaattgtgattttttttattgcaattacaattttttttttttgttgttgatttttaGAGGGGAAGGAAGATATTGCTGAGTTTACTGGATTCccaatttcgttttattatttagtttatgatttattagctttttttaattttctagaatgTCTGATAACTCATTTTCTTACTTTCCATACACTTTTatgaatagggattgcaatactgggATACCgagataccgaataccggtactttgagccatttgtacaattttgtaataccgatattcacaagtttaaatgccgttttttcggtatttacaaggaatattttaaattgtctcca is a window encoding:
- the LOC129981642 gene encoding uncharacterized protein LOC129981642, which encodes MFKASSFSVLAYLGILFLSVSALPPWAHSWQHGAIHPGYWPHRPNRPTWGHDRDYRPVPETVIRPGYEPDQQDYDDEDEQSGYFGCSCFLYVENTMVFRREDTDQRRYSCTGYGLRRCSRYCDELFQNEGLRSSSEQEACDVLGREVYTSWYRKNQVCGRNGPQIDIPMETGLCCRRGRPSLSCGAEQTS